A window from Neodiprion fabricii isolate iyNeoFabr1 chromosome 2, iyNeoFabr1.1, whole genome shotgun sequence encodes these proteins:
- the LOC124176784 gene encoding piezo-type mechanosensitive ion channel component isoform X8, which translates to MGKYWLNVVLLRVVLPVILTLCAVWRPTGLSVIYLALMLYLPMVPIPSSKTMNGHTGRYLIIAMGLCFLTAVIQITFQFVLLALQPYGHFLKDCEFLETILRHFGLVRLDSATTWMVFYWLSPELVSLPSIVLLYVFCRRLTHERQQEDDDRFSTKESAPPSQKVIDFLGTMGTYMVLFSLCCVGTLQPSVEGGLYFLVFLGAGTLWACNTELRRGFAIVCKLVMVLALIHVVVILTYQTPWPQSQLPADSPWARYLGLVPVYTSNCTNSREVDVAADDWVSFTEPVRLIWLYYILALQSQFLIQKPEKKSTRFGGKLENLDTPLSRHVSARRRTPSQRWQSARRKARLMRFGSGRAGLLQDSTGSVIVQDGHHDDSIQMQSMSEGATEEQPGVFEQVIMAFYAIFQLIIQSSYLATNIVMMAWSITYHSWTTFVLLLWAIILWMVPNKRSWMMKCSPFIVIYATLLLITQFVFNLNLTKDELPDMIYDVELSQIGFTKTDELHSWHLLVKCLYTTMFWITMRQYMVERKQQRRSSALRDMVAPLHVSVSTATTAMQQEMPEIRSKFMKNVGSLIQRILTKFWIAVVAIMLFTSGITGERMTVFRIIYMSLFLVFVITFQISWFAWRRMMYGFWITVIAYSVIMLILVYTYQFHKFDDYWTYIKVDKDLQKDIGLETYETKDLFVRLLTPTFFVIITVVQMHYFHQDFLNVTDIEKMRPAVGPDISQNQIDEPQAETSAAADVEQIPRSMYTLKQLKRMSKMEKKALLRQALKRLHNFYNHGWLFLEIHMEKIIFSSMMLLCVSDVCAIHFLFVLTIVIAINLRQSIQIAAIKVMTATIAVLMVIKMLYQIEYISHNSYDRNCTNNGSGNDSPLPSNETIYNIAEWIGMRKELPNRLPILLKGYIGIITVTTFRGIILVRQMFYRQMRGLSLKTPMIMFPSITRKDADMGIIECLKFLFNYGFYKFGLEFCFIAIIALISTRLDFYSVLYAVWLGFLYCCRRPTLSKLWPIFQCFGILIIPIQYFIVVAPPPWLCIYYPWHESEFLRDLQEWMFFPDPDFPPNPKKLLCDFFLLLMITRQRLVFYIEASQKESGEEYSAGHNYSVYMDMEKPHFINPVGDFVSHAHTWLDVIKRGVLSSLLWISLSIMFLAGTNRTNLFSLGYLVGAFMFLWQGSDFYLRPIRTILKWWNVLIGYNITVIMLKTMLQGIGCVYMNEIEKSACWLVQLLGIACLKKFKSNVPGANGEDKCQVPREDIGMVWDALCFAFLIMQKRLFKSYYFFHIVDETKAMSILASRGAELLEELHQKRIEKQESMEKTILEKLKFKMDKIKASQKKIMGPVYKDPVSHRADLLYPGSRPLYRRRPPTTNREAVRSGDYYMFDDMDDDDVSELVADDEDKKEQGKQRKRDPPGRRMTISELVNTVLKTDIEIATHVALHGGTPQDALQIRRRSEPMTRKKSSMSYLSARSETDTAAPVDHRDDAGGIDSADQEAVEREMRADDLTRTSIPSDDEDENVEEKKKISLATYFKFVWAFINSAIVSMTKHLNIYSQDYRYIRKVLTEEKKNLKQKPDFRTGTRLGISQIWQPITKTQQACIESQTVSHPDEGQAELSEKDQPPIIQLLASMWFVILAHSNLMCYFMVFLHQIKNASILSLPLPLMVFLWGTLTIPRPSKTFWVTLIAYTEIVVIIKCVFQFTVLPWNQGIASSNKPFFTPRIIGIERKSNYALWDLLILLIVFFHRLMLKSLGQWNTSMPKPRKVIPSHLMADRTQTPTVGDRGQGEQSVVRTEDVLIEDNNQIRRESLRRSGEERDLFLVAGDNDRTLIIRTEEIDPCDENLTTAIGMTAKKYLEPMKVYFENILNADGKEKTNVYAYMFFCDFFNFLLIIFGFSAFGTQQGDGGVTAYLSENRVPMPFLLMLLLQFALIVIDRALFLRKYILGKLIFQYCLVVGIHIWMFFILPSVTERQFNEKLPPQIWYMVKCFYLLLAAYQLRLGYPTRILGNFLCKKYSIVNYCLFKLFMIVPFLFELRAVMDWIWTDTSMTIMDWFKMEDIFASIYQLKCMRGVETDFPQPRGIKKQQMSKYLTGGIALFLMIGIIWFPLLLFALGGTVGVSNIPYEVSMKLRIGSYEPIYAMSAQNSSITTYSDAEFTELQHQYSSDRSATTFLENYIHSDVAAVRLGASSRRLWAISPPDLDRLKAELNSSLTVTVHVEWSVARKTDVKDASEIATTPHDIQLPAMIDGQPNRLRLALLRMLTLQNQTTDGSSVSSETITLSYAFPKFLKVTNRLTDVVPQLMNFPDIVLEDETNTDYLYRNVTLMLSGNFNCCAPQKWWIVNEDCTDIIYTKHLEKIPENDCKNIMMLLFNDKAFPKELSFISGVGILGLYTTAVILVSQMLRRNVSEMAPKIMFEDLPYVDRILRLCLDIYLVRESGELCLEEDLFAKLIFLYRSPETLIRWTRPPEPGEQADDNEDGNAEEGEDGAMRAA; encoded by the exons ATGGGAAAGTATTGGCTGAACGTCGTCCTCCTTCGGGTCGTCCTTCCGGTCATCCTCACCCTTT gTGCGGTATGGAGGCCTACGGGACTATCTGTCATCTACTTGGCTCTGATGTTGTATCTGCCCATGGTGCCGATACCATCCAGCAAAACGATGAATGGACACACCGGTCGTTACTTAATCATCGCAATGGGTCTGTGTTTCCTAACAGCCGTCATACAAATCACGTTTCAATTTGTGCTGTTGGCCCTACAACCCTATGGGCACTTCCTGAAAGATT GCGAATTCTTAGAGACAATCTTAAGACACTTCGGTCTTGTAAGACTTGACAGTGCTACAACATGGATGGTTTTTTACTGGCTCAGTCCAGAGCTCGTCTCCTTACCCTCCATTGTCCTCCTCTATGTATTTTGTCGGAGGTTGACTCATGAGAGACAACAAGAAGATGACGATCGGTTCAGCACCAAAGAATCGGCACCTCCGTCACAGAAG GTGATTGATTTCTTGGGTACTATGGGTACCTATATggttcttttttcattgtgcTGTGTTGGCACTCTACAGCCATCCGTGGAAGGAggactatattttcttgtcttCCTTGGAGCTGGAACGTTGTGGGCTTGCAACACGGAGTTGAGGCGAGGCTTTGCAATAGTCTGCAAGCTTGTAATGGTGCTCGCTCTTATACATGTGGTCGTAATACTGACGTATCAAACTCCGTGGCCTCAGTCACAGCTACCAGCAGATAGTCCTTGGGCCCGTTATCTTGGTCTTGTACCTGTCTATACAAGCAATTGCACCAATTCAAGAGAAGTTGATGTCGCAGCTGATGACTGGGTAAGCTTCACCGAACCAGTGAGGCTCATATGGCTGTACTACATTCTTGCACTACAGTCGCAATTCCTCATTCAAAAACCT gaaaaaaaatcgacacgATTTGGTGGAAAATTGGAGAACTTAGACACACCTTTGTCACGCCATGTGTCGGCGAGACGCAGAACACCCTCGCAAAGATGGCAATCAGCACGACGGAAGGCTCGT CTGATGCGGTTTGGTTCTGGACGGGCTGGACTTCTTCAAGATTCAACGGGTAGCGTCATTGTTCAAGACGGGCATCACGATGACAGTATTCAAATGCAGTCGATGAGTGAAG GGGCCACAGAAGAGCAGCCTGGAGTGTTTGAACAAGTTATTATGGCATTCTATGCAATATTTCAACTTATCATTCAGTCATCGTATTTGGCTACAAATATCGTCATGATG GCATGGAGTATAACATATCACAGTTGGACAACATTTGTTCTGCTATTGTGGGCAATAATATTATGGATGGTGCCAAACAAGCGATCATGGATGATGAAGTGCTCTCCTTTCATCGTCATATATGCAACTTTGCTACTAATCACGCAATTCGTATTTAATTTGAACCTAACTAAGGATGAGCTACCAGATATGATTTATGATGTTGAACTCTCGCAGATTGGATTTACTAAAACTGATGAATTGCATAGTTGGCATCTCCTTGTAAAG TGCCTTTATACGACTATGTTTTGGATAACAATGAGACAATACATGGTGGAACGAAAGCAACAACGTCGATCGTCTGCGTTACGAGACATGGTAGCTCCTCTTCATGTATCTGTCTCGacagcaacaacagcgatgCAACAAGAGATGCCGGAGATAAGAagtaaatttatgaaaaatgttggATCATTAATTCAACGGATACTCACGAAATTTTGGATTGCTGTTGTCGCTATCATGTTATTCACCAGTGGTATAACCGGTGAACGCATGACTGTGTTTAGAATCATCTACATGTCGTTATTCCTCGTCTTCGTCATCACTTTccag ATATCATGGTTTGCTTGGAGACGAATGATGTATGGATTTTGGATCACTGTTATTGCATACTCCGTCATTATGCTCATTCTTGTCTATACCTACCAGTTTCACAAATTTGATGATTATTGGACATATATAAAGGTTGACAAAGACTT ACAGAAGGACATAGGCTTAGAAACATATGAGACAAAGGACCTTTTTGTACGTCTACTAACCCCTACGTTTTTTGTCATAATCACCGTCGTGCAGATGCACTATTTTCACCAAGACTTTTTGAACGTAacggatattgaaaaaatgag gCCTGCGGTAGGGCCAGACATCAGCCAAAATCAGATAGATGAACCTCAAGCAGAGACCTCAGCTGCTGCTGATGTAGAACAGATACCAAGATCAATGTACACACTAAAGCAGCTGAAAC GAATGTCAAAGATGGAGAAAAAGGCACTTCTTCGACAAGCTCTGAAGCGCTTGCACAATTTCTATAACCACGGTTGGTTATTCTTGGAAATTCACAtggagaaaattatattttcttcaatgaTGCTGCTCTGTGTCAGTGAT GTATGTGCAATTCACTTCCTGTTTGTCCTCACAATAGTCATAGCGATAAATCTTCGACAGAGCATACAAATAGCTGCAATCAAGGTAATGACCGCGACTATAGCAGTTCTGATGGTCATTAAAATGCTCTATCAAATAGAATACATCAGCCATAACAGCTATGATAGGAATTGTACA AACAATGGATCTGGTAATGACTCGCCACTTCCTTCGAATGAAACAATCTATAATATTGCAGAATGGATAGGAATGAGGAAAGAGCTACCAAACAGGCTGCCTATACTCTTGAAGGGATACATTGGCATAATAACTGTAACTACGTTTCGAGGAATCATTTTAGTGCGACAAATGTTCTATAGGCAGATGAGAGGCCTCTCTTTGAAAACTCCAATGATCATGTTCCCAAGTATCACAAGGAAAGACGCAGATATGGGAATTATTGAGTGCCTGAAGTTTTTGTTCAACTACGGTTTTTATAAATTTGGTCTTGAATTCTGTTTTATAGCAATAATTGCTCTTATCAGCACCAGACTTGACTTTTATTCCGTACTCTACGCAGTTTGGCTAGGGTTTTTGTACTGCTGCCGCAGACCCACGTTGTCAAAATTATGGCCGATTTTTCAGTGCTTTGGTATTCTGATCATACCCATACAATATTTCATTGTGGTTGCTCCACCACCTTGGCTCTGCATTT ATTATCCGTGGCATGAATCAGAGTTTCTTCGTGATTTACAGGAGTGGATGTTCTTTCCAGACCCAGACTTTCCACCTAATCCGAAAAAACTTCTTT GTgactttttcctccttctcaTGATCACTCGCCAACGACTGGTCTTTTATATCGAGGCGTCGCAAAAAGAATCTGGTGAAGAATATTCTGCTGGTCATAATTACAGCGTGTATATGGATATGGAGAAGCCACATTTTATTAATCCTGTAGGGGATTTTGTGTCACACGCTCATACATGGCTAGACGTCATTAAGCGAGGAGTACTCTCCAGCTTGCTCTGGATATCACTGTCCATCATGTTCTTAGCTGGTACCAACAGAACCAATCTCTTCTCGTTAGGATACCTGGTTGGAGCATTTATGTTCCTTTGGCAAGGTAGTGATTTCTATCTTCGTCCGATAAGAACTATCCTGAAATGGTGGAACGTTTTGATTGGTTATAACATCACAGTCATCATGCTAAAGACAATGTTACAAGGGATTGGATGTGTATACATGAACGAG ATCGAGAAATCTGCCTGTTGGCTTGTTCAACTTCTGGGTATTGCATGCCTGAAGAAATTTAAGAGTAACGTACCTGGAGCTAATGGAGAGGACAAATGTCAAGTACCAAGGGAGGATATTGGAATGGTTTGGGATGCATTGTGCTTTGCATTTCTGATAATGCAAAAGCGCCTGTTTAAGAGCTATTACTTCTTCCATATCGTAGATGAGACCAAAGCAATGAGTATCTTAGCTTCTCGAGGTGCCGAACTCCTTGAAGAGTTGCACCAGAAGAGAATAGAAAAACAAGAGTCAATGGAAAAAACAATATTAGAAAAACTTAAATTCAAAATGGACAAGATCAAAGCGagtcaaaagaaaataatgggCCCCGTTTACAAAGATCCAGTTTCGCATCGCGCTG ATTTACTCTATCCAGGATCGCGACCATTGTACAGACGTCGTCCTCCAACGACTAACAGAGAGG CCGTTAGGTCCGGTGACTACTACATGTTTGACGATATGGATGATGACGACGTCAGTGAATTAGTTGCCGATGACGAAGATAAGAAGGAACAAGGAAAACAACGAAAGCGAGACCCACCTGGTCGCAGAATGACCATTTCAGAG TTGGTGAACACTGTTTTAAAGACAGATATAGAGATAGCAACGCACGTCGCCTTGCACGGGGGAACACCTCAAGATGCTCTGCAAATTCGACGACGCAGTGAACCGATGACTCGCAAGAAATCATCAATGTCCTATCTCAGTGCTCGCTCTGAAACAGATACTGCCGCACCTGTTGAC caTCGGGATGATGCTGGAGGTATAGATTCGGCAGACCAGGAGGCAGTAGAGAGGGAAATGAGGGCGGATGATCTTACAAGGACTTCTATTCCCTCAGATGACGAAGATGAGaatgtagaagagaagaagaaaatttcgctTGCCACATACTTCAAGTTTGTCTGGGCGTTTATCAACAGTGCCATTGTGTCCATGACAAAACACTTGAATATTTACTCACAGGACTATCGATACATACGAAAGGTTttgactgaagaaaaaaagaacttaAAG CAAAAACCTGACTTCAGAACCGGTACACGTTTGGGAATCAGTCAAATATGGCAACCAATAACTAAAACCCAACAAGC TTGCATTGAATCCCAAACTGTATCGCATCCAGATGAAGGTCAGGCAGAATTATCTGAAAAGGATCAACCACCGATAATCCAACTATTGGCTTCAATGTGGTTTGTGATATTAGCTCACTCTAACCTGATGTGCTACTTCATGGTCTTCCTTCATCAGATTAAGAATGCTTCCATTCTATCTTTACCACTGCCATTAATGGTATTTCTCTGGGGAACCCTTACAATACCAAGGCCCTCAAAAACCTTCTGGGTCACTCTGATTGCCTACACTGAG ATTGTCGTGATCATAAAATGTGTATTTCAATTCACGGTTCTCCCATGGAACCAGGGTATAGCCTCCTCCAATAAGCCCTTCTTTACTCCAAGAATAATAGGCATCGAGCGAAAATCAAACTATGCACTATGGGACTTGCTGATACTGCTCATCGTCTTCTTTCACAG aCTGATGCTGAAATCTTTGGGCCAATGGAACACTTCAATGCCAAAGCCACGAAAAGTGATTCCGTCTCATCTGATGGCAGACAGGACTCAGACGCCAACTGTGGGTGATAGAGGACAAGGAGAACAATCTGTCGTCCGAACAGAGGATGTTTTAATCGAAGA CAATAATCAGATACGTAGAGAAAGTTTGAGAAGATCAGGAGAGGAAAGAGATCTTTTCTTGGTAGCTGGGGATAATGATAGAACTCTCATTATTCGTACAGAAGAAATTGATCCatgtgatgaaaatttaaccACGGCGATTGGCATGAC TGCCAAGAAGTACTTGGAACCAATGAAGGTATATTTCGAGAACATACTGAACGCTGATGGGAAAGAGAAGACCaatgtatatgcatacatgtTCTTCTGTGATTTCTTCAACTTTCTCTTGATTATCTTTGGGTTTTCAGCATTCGGA acTCAACAAGGAGATGGTGGAGTAACAGCATATCTATCTGAAAACAGAGTGCCGATGCCATTCCTGCTAATGCTGCTACTACAATTTGCACTTATTGTAATTGACCGAGCGCTCTTTTTACGGAAATACATTcttggaaaattgattttccagTACTGTCTAGTTGTAGGCATTCACATATGGATGTTCTTCATATTGCCAAGTGTCACTGAGAG GCAATTCAACGAAAAGCTACCACCACAAATTTGGTATATGGTGAAATGTTTCTACCTGCTACTAGCAGCATATCAACTGCGTCTTGGCTATCCTACTCGCATACTTGGAAACTTTTTATGTAAAAAGTACAGCATCGTCAATTATTGTCTCTTCAAACT ATTTATGATAGTTCCATTTCTTTTTGAATTACGAGCTGTCATGGACTGGATCTGGACTGATACATCAATGACCATCATGGATTGGTTTAAGATGGAAGATATTTTTGCTAGCATTTACCAACTTAAG TGTATGAGGGGTGTGGAAACGGATTTTCCACAACCACGAGGTATCAAGAAGCAGCAAATGAGCAAATATTTGACTGGTGGGATAGCCCTCTTCCTCATGATTGGAATAATTTGGTTCCCACTACTTCTGTTCGCTCTTGGAGGCACTGTTGGAGTGTCGAACATACCCTATGAGGTATCAATGAAACTGCGCATCGGCTCCTACGAACCAATCTATGCCATGTCTGCCCAGAATAGTTCCATAACTACATATAGTGATGCAGAATTCACTGAGCTCCAGCATCAGTATTCGAGTGATCGCAGTGCGACAACATtccttgaaaattatattcactcAGACGTGGCAGCAGTCAGGTTGGGTGCGTCATCAAGGCGGCTATGGGCAATTTCACCTCCTGATTTGGACAG GCTCAAAGCAGAACTTAACTCATCACTTACAGTCACGGTGCACGTTGAGTGGTCTGTGGCCAGGAAAACAGATGTAAAAGATGCTAGCGAAATAGCGACCACACCACACGATATACAGCTACCTGCCATGATTGACGGGCAGCCAAATCGCCTGCGGTTGGCTTTGTTGAGGATGCTCACATTGCAAAACCAAACTACAGATGGAAGCAGCGTTTCCTCAGAGACCATCACGTTGTCTTACGCTTTTCCAAAGTTCCTTAAAGTCACCAATAGACTGACGGATGTTGTGCCACAGCTTATGAATTTTCCAGATATAG TTCTAGAAGATGAAACCAACACCGATTACTTGTATCGGAATGTAACGTTAATGCTGTCGGGAAACTTCAATTGCTGCGCTCCTCAAAAATGGTGGATAGTTAACGAGGACTGCActgatattatatacacgaaACACCTCGAAAAGATTCCAGAAAAcgattgtaaaaatatcatGATGCTACTCTTCAATGACAAAGCATTCCCAAAGGAGCTCAGTTTCATCTCTGGAGTTGG AATCCTTGGCCTGTACACAACAGCCGTCATTCTCGTCAGTCAGATGCTCAGGAGAAACGTAAGCGAAATGGCACCTAAAATAATGTTTGAAGACCTTCCGTATGTTGATCGCATACTGCGTCTCTGTCTGGATATTTACTTGGTGCGAGAAAGTGGGGAACTATGCCTAGAGGAGGATCTATTTGCAAAGTTAATATTCCTCTACAGATCGCCGGAGACATTAATCAG ATGGACACGTCCTCCAGAGCCTGGCGAGCAAGCTGATGACAATGAGGACGGAAATGCAGAGGAAGGTGAAGACGGTGCTATGCGAGCTGCTTAA